A stretch of Pyrenophora tritici-repentis strain M4 chromosome 7, whole genome shotgun sequence DNA encodes these proteins:
- a CDS encoding DNA topoisomerase VI, subunit A, translating into MDTSDFEDMLFGEPFTQIISDDALMEDSEDEILFSASGEPPLVWHEPYAAISTSPIASTFVETHIPNDTTLHNYEQKERPLRDRHWVIARIEAMLERIVDGLIEESDSLTITLQSRAALSRRQITITEAGGKLPEPKERDINFPGASAQEAWNFTVLLRILELIHGGLVDDTMMTKRDIYYRHPDLFVRQSVVDRYVDDLACTFGITRSQLNVTAAAKGLVAGNFRLDRENGHRIHGMTEKEGMLVPIVGENDTLDLSEVHWVLVIEKEATFRSLMASPQWGSLGSYGVILTAKGYPDVASRNFLRQMVDCAPHVPMYVFVDLDPEGIAILSTYKYGSYRLAHEAVTPTDTPAISLPNIRWLGVKSHHMSRTPVGEDDTEPSAMPQLQGLMKLTARDRTKAARMLEWNLCAEDGPEQGWRQELQKMLMFNIKAEMQILDELPGGLISWLSSELGSDYPEDAMLF; encoded by the exons ATGGACACGAGCGACTTTGAGGACATGTTATTCGGAGAACCATTCACGCAGATCATATCTGATGATGCCCTCATGGAAGATTCCGAAGACGAAATCTTGTTCTCGGCTTCTGGTGAGCCACCGCTTGTTTGGCATGAACCATATGCCGCGATATCGACATCACCAATTGCCAGCACATTCGTAGAAACGCACATACCCAATGACACCACACTGCACAATTACGAGCAGAAAGAAAGGCCTTTGCGTGATAG ACACTGGGTGATTGCTCGTATCGAGGCCATGCTTGAAAGAATCGTCGATGGCCTAATAGAAGAGTCGGACTCTCTCACCATAACACTACAGTCGCGAGCAGCTCTTTCGCGCAGACAGATTACTATAACTGAAGCAGGCGGGAAGCTTCCCGAGCCCAAAGAACGCGACATAAACTTTCCCGGGGCAAGTGCACAGGAAGCATGGAATTTCA CCGTACTTTTGCGGATACTTGAGCTCATTCACGGCGGGCTTGTCGATGATACTATGATGACCAAGCG GGACATCTACTACCGACATCCCGATCTGTTCGTCAGACAGTCTGTCGTCGACCGGTATGTAGACGATCTGGCTTGTACGTTTGGCATCACTAGGTCCCAACTCAATGTA ACTGCAGCTGCAAAGGGCTTGGTGGCCGGCAACTTTCGACTAGACCGAGAGAATGGCCACAGGATACATGGCATGACCGAGAAAGAA GGCATGCTTGTACCGATAGTCGGTGAGAATGACACGCTCGACCTGTCAGAAGTACATTGGGTGCTCGTCATTGAGAAGGAG GCGACGTTCCGCTCACTGATGGCATCACCACAATGGGGTAGCTTGGGCTCGTACGGCGTGATACTGACT GCAAAGGGCTACCCCGACGTAGCGTCGAGAAATTTCTTGCGCCAGATGGTGGACTGCGCCCCCCATGTTCCCATGTATGTTTTCGTGGACCTGGATCCTGAAGGTATTGCTATTCTATCCACGTACAAATATGGCTCGTACCGCCTTGCTCACGAGGCGGTTACACCCACTGATACACCCGCAATAAGCCTACCCAACATTCGCTGGCTTGGTGTAAAGAGTCACCACATGAGCCGAACTCCGGTAGGCGAAGATGACACCGAGCCAAGTGCAATGCCTCAACTTCAGGGCTTGATGAAGTTGACAGCGCGCGATCGCACAAAGGCAGCGCGAATGCTGGAATGGAACTTGTGCGCGGAAGATGGACCTGAGCAAGGTTGGAGACAGGAATTGCAAAAGATGCTCATGTTCAACATCAAAGCCGAGATGCAGATACTTGACGAGCTGCCTGGTGGTTTAATATCATGGTTGAGCAGTGAGCTCGGCAGTGATTATCCAGAAGACGCGATGCTCTTCTGA